The following DNA comes from Cucumis sativus cultivar 9930 chromosome 7, Cucumber_9930_V3, whole genome shotgun sequence.
ATACACAAACATGAGTCTGCTCGAACCGCCAAAGTCAGCAAACTCTCTGATGACTTCTGGTGATTGATAACGTGTAGAAATAACTGTTATTATAGTCCCTTTTGTTAGAATAATGAGGTTAAAACACCTAGCTAAGCGATGCTCAGAACGCATAACTTATGTTCTAAAGGCATAAATACTTAGAAAAATGGCTTACATAAATGTAATTCATGTTTTACACGGTTATCATGTTTAAAAGCAAGACAAGTGGTGAAAAGCAAAAAGGAGCAATCCACACATGACATCTCGCACAAAGACAATGCGATGGATCATGCCTGACACTTAATAACTTTAGGCGATGAACCTAAACATCACGCGAGGAAAGCTCATAAgaagacaagaatggtagttggagtGATGTGACCTGATATGGGTAGATGACAACGCTGACACACTCAGAGGAACATAGTCTTTTACCGAAAAGTAGCCTATACAAGCACGTCATCCCCACCGAGAGGGAGGCCCGAATAGGCTCGGGGCCTGAATAAgccgagagagagagagagacttAAAATGACTGAAGAAAAATCACAGAGAATGAGAGAGCCAAAACAAGCTACCTGGAGCATATGCGAttgtgataaaagaaaatatcatttcTTGTTGATCTCTTAACTTGTACTAATGTTTTAAATTCTTCTacatatcaattatttatttcattgtaAGTTGTGTATTATTCATATTGTATAGTGGCCGAAGGCCTATAttctttatacatatattgcatgtttataccttttcaatctATCATTTCTTAACCCTTCAAATATCTTTGTGCTATTTGTCGTCACGTGTCCGAGACGACATGGAACGACCGACGTCCTCAAaagagttaattttaaaagaaaataggagtCACCACCAATCTTTTTATACGGTGTGATTGGACAccgaaataaagtaaacactttaaaaaatggtttacgAAAAAATGGAGTTGAGTTCgggagtcatttgtgtgtgAGGAATGTATTAACACCCCACGACACCCATTTAGAAAACGGtggccaaatttcaaatcttgaattgaaaatattttttaatttattttaaaactaatattttattctacCCCTCATTACTCCAATGTTTGAAGCAATGATCttataaaataagtggaataatattatcattaattagactatatattgaaggaaacttctcaccttaagaaaatgaggaattattacaatttctcaaaatctatcataaGTTAGTCTTTGAATACTTcgaataaagattttttttaaaacattgattaaattccttttttcttgGGATGATATCTTGGACTTCCAAAGATGTGATTCCTCACCtcaaaaaatttagaagatcAGACTCTCAAATTTCCTAGATTCCATcatagaattttatttaaagaaaatggttaagttattaaaaaagattcaTTTAGGAAACTTTATGAAATtatagattaaattttgaaagtttaaaaacattaaaaaaaattataacattatagataaaatttgctaaatgattaacaaagagttttttttttaaaaaaagcataGAGActttaaaacattgaaaattttaaaatacaaaaaagaattacCTTTTAAGTgcatataacaataattattatgatagTAACGtgaataagtaaaagaaaggaaaacataatcaagtaaataaaataaggaaagaaacaaaaaaaagtagtgatacaaagaaatatatatatatagatatatagatatataaattaataacaatcaTATAATTCATAGAGAATAAAcagtaatataaaaatgatatcaaCAACGATAACAAGTATAgtaataatagaaagaaaacactaataaatataaatatgagaataacaacaataataatatatatatatatatatatatatatatatatatatatatatatatatatattaataataatgacatAATTCTCTATTGCTCATTCTTTCTGTCCATATTTTGagagagaacaaaataaagatcagagttaaaaaaaaattttatgcctttttctttttctctattatttaggaagaagaaaaagataaggttttttttatgtaaaaataacaataaaagtaaaagaaagccataaaaaaatcttatacaatttttttctttctctctatctttaaagaaaaaaagtaaagaaaaaaaaagagaaaaaaaaagatcaaatccCAAAAAAATTACTCGTCGATCAGGTGCAGATACTTGGGAGTAAAACCCTACCACATACAACCTTTAACAAAGTCTATTTCAATACGAGATTTGATTtggtaaagagaaataaaaaaaagtaccgaaacaaaaaaagtaaagatacTAACgtaatgaaattaataaaaaaaaacctaccTTTTGAAGAAACTTTTGTTCCAATTCGGAGAGATACtcccaaaaaaaattctctaaagatttttttgtaagaacttttttcctccaaagaattctttgtttcataaaactcttctactttccaAATGACAAaagtctctatttatagaccCGAGGTATacaataaattagaaaaaactaaatcaaactttgatcttatattaataaagtaaaattttattttcctaaaataaattaaatgagatattttgagattttagaaaaataaattaatacatcaaaTGGATATTGATATTACTTTtacttaaaattgattttcttttttttatgaaatgatTTAAGCaagtcaaaattgatattagaagaatgtatttaaaacaaattcatttattttttcttaaaatagtacataaatgtgatattaaaatattttatttaaaataaattgatttatttttattttctaaaataataaaaatgagataCTACaagatattatgttattactaatttttttactttttttcaaaaataagtaaatacaAGTTTAGtcattattactaatattattcttaaagaaaattattggtaGGATAAAAATAGGTGGCTAGATTATTAAATGAGGAGAgttgtgataagttcttgataaggaGTTCAACTTATAAACCTTATCGCATTAATTAAGCTATGTCCATCACTTGACCAGTGTAAATCACCAACTATCGGAAAGggtaagtagcaaggatagAACTAATGCACGCAAGGGAGAGTTTGGTGACAAACTTCATCTTAGTGAGGTAGCTTCCAACATTTGTATCCcgaaaggagaacaagtgCGGACAATATGCACTAAGAGGTTGTCGTTTTTAAACGAGAAGTCCTATAAGTATTACAAGTCATGATCTCTAAGTATAATCTACTTAAGCAAGCATACTCATTTGTATCTTGAAAGGCAAACAAGTGTGTCATTTAAACACTTCGAGAGAATGTCGCCCTAATCATGTGCTGATTATGCAATTATAGTGCATTAAGACGACCACAACACTTATGCATCTAATAGTACATAGAATTTCTTTCACCCAAGTGAGTTCGATCCGTTTTTCATCTAGCTTTATTTTACTCTACGTGCATGAGTCTAAAGTTGTAAATAAGTAGTCGTAGTTAGCAttacattctttttatttaatttccgTAAAGCCTAAACGATAAGTGGAACCTAGAACTAACATCTATAACAATTCCCTATGTCCGATTCTGGATCACCCAAGTAAACTTACTGTTCACTTGCAGTTGAGCGAGTAAtaaaaaacttgtactcaacaaGAACTCAAGAATTATGCGATGAAGAAGTACATGGGAGCACCTCAAATGCAATGATCATGACTTATGACTCAGCACCCAAAAATCAAGAGCAAGCAATACAGAAAGTTGTGTGATGAGCGCATAAATCGTGAGGACCTGACTTAGTGAAGTATTGCTATAGTAACTTTCATGACCATTAAATCTAAGTCCACAAAATACAACCAGTGATCATCCATGTACTTCTGACTCATGGAATAACAAAGATCCAAAGCTGACAGAGTGTTACAGAGCTCCAGAATCTCATCGTACCTAAAACAAAAGCCTAGATCTACATAGCATCTAAGTTCATCAAGATCCTAATCCATTAAGCTCTTGGTCCTCATCAAATCATCCTCATCCTCAACCAAACAACGACGGAGAAGGAAAACGATTTTAGAGCTAGGCAAGGAAAACCAAGTCTTCAAGAGACCTACGAAGAAGGAGAAGGGTTTTAGATTTGGGATTTAGAGAACGAAAATAGAGAAGGGATTcaaaggaaagagagaaatagagagaTGGGAAACAAAGTAGGGATTCGAAGAAGGGTTTGAGAGGGAGAAGGATTACGTAGAGTGAAGAACAGTAGATAGGAAGGAGTTAGGAATAGGAAATGTGAAGGAGTGGGAAGTCTATTGCCAAAAGTGAGGGAAAGGAAGGATTAGGAAATCCTTTGGGTACCAATGGAGTGTGCTAAAATTACTCACTTCTCTCCCCCATAGTTTGGGACAGAAACACATCTTAAAAGTTCTCGAAAGagtcattttaatttaacaataacttttaaaaaagagttaaaaattaaaaaaaaaaacatggatGTGGTGGCTGGGTTTGGTtacatttctaaaaaaattgttttacatATAAGTTTATTTGAGAGAGTTTTGACGTTTTTGTGTGTATGATCGATCTAATGGATCATTAGAGCTAGTTGTTAGATTAGATCATTAAAGATAATTGATGGTTGGTTACTGGAGTTGGGTTAGAGGTGATCCTTGTGGGAGTTGGTGTTTAGAGTTGGTTGGTAAAGGCAGTTGTCAGAGTTGAGAATTATCGTTAAACATGATCGTGAAAGATGGCTATCAGTGGCCGTCTCTGAAGCTGGTTATTCAATGTTGTTGCTGAAAGTGAGACATTAGTAGTGGTAGATGAAGTCGGTCGTTGTTGAAGGTTCTTGGAGTTCTGCCAAAGTATGTTTAAGGTGAATGGCGGAAGGCAATGGTAGATGACATCAACCTAAATGTATAGAATTAGTGAAAATAGTTTGGTATTTTGGTGACACTTAAGAACgtttaaaaattcaatatattattagtGTAAAATgttgtttagaaaaaagaaaaaaaaatccacaatCGTTTAGTTAAAGAACGAGCAAGTCAGGGGCCCACGAATTAGAAACTGCCAACGAGGACGATCAAAGACGTTTCGAGTTGCTTCTTCTAAAACCCCTGCGATCCTTCTCGAACAAACCAAATTCTTCCCCAATTTCCCTCTATAATTTCCACCTAACTCTCACCATTTCCCCTTCAAGTTTCAACAACAATACACTCATCAAATGGCATTCAGTTCCGCTGTAGCATCGCATCTTCATGCTTTCCGAACCTTCAATCTCCGATTGCCTGACTCCAACAAATCATGCAGCCGGAGGCGGCGAACCACTGTGGTTCCTGTAATCCGGTGCGACAAGGTCGTGGGAATCGATCTAGGAACGACGAACTCGGCGGTGGCGGCAATGGAGGGAGGGCAGCCGACTATTGTAACGAACGCCGAGGGACAGAGGACGACGCCGTCGGTAGTGGCGTATACGAAGAGCGGGGATCGGCTTGTTGGCCAGTTGGCGAAACGGCAGGCCGTGGTTAATCCGGAGAATACTTTCTTCTCTGTGAAGAGGTTTATTGGAAGGAAAATGGTGGAGGTGGATGAAGAAGCGAAGCAAGTTTCTTACAAGGTTATCGCCGACGAGAATGGAAATGTAAAGCTCGATTGCCCTGCCGTCGGTAAGCAGTTCGCCGCCGAGGAGATTTCGGCTCAggtatttcttcttctttcttccatcTCTTTCGTTGAAATTTTGCCCGTTGATACAATACTCTCTACATGTGAtctgaaattgaattgaaatttgttgGGTTCTTTGATGATTAGTGTGATCATAACTTAGAAGCACCGAGAATTTTGTAATGttcaagaaaatgaatattcttaaatatttaaccACTTTTATTCATTCCACTTCGTAATATGCAACGTCAGCTTGAAATAagttctcttcttttttgttttgaaaccatcatttaatattaaaattttcctgaaattagttatataataataatagttttggTATTATATGATTATGCTTTCAAACGGTAatagataacaaataaaaaaaaaacagaaagttagaaagttttttaatataaacaataaacgAGCTGCCTAAGAACTATTGAGAgttttatagaataaaatgGAGCATTAAGAATATAGATAGTAAAATTATTTGCACTTTcgttttatttgttaaaatataattttgtttcatttctttccattttagtttttgtattcTTAAATGTCCAAGTTTGGTCAATATTTATCATGtgaatatgttttcaaaatctagAATGAAAATGCTATATTTTACCTTTACATATCTTACAATAAAAatgctaatattattttttttaagaaaagagttgaaaaaaataacaataacaagtCTACCAAATTAAGTTGAAggtttattgaaaaatataattatatgaattaaaattagacgtttcaaaaatataaagaggGCTGAATGTTGGAATACAGTgcttaaaatatattttgaattgcTATGAATTTATTACTAAACGTCAAACAACCTTTGGTACGATATATATTTGTTACCAGACATTATAACAACCCCTAGTGCGAGTTCAAAAGCTCAACTTTCGAGCAAATAAGACCTCTGTTTAATTTCATGGTCAGACagtaagaaaatgtatttttctcttctttatttctttttttaaatattaattaatggaaAGTTAGATTAGATTCGTTAGAAACCATTCTCTTTTAAGATTCTCTTTGATAAGAATATAGTCATGCGTTGGCAGTGAATTATCGTTAATAAACATGTTAGGAAATTGATGGTGTCTTTAGAAAGGGATGGCATTAGGATTGCGATTCTTATCTTATGGAAACTATTAAGATATGGTGGATTAGTTCAATTCTCtagattttcttaaaattagtGAATAGatgtaataaaaatatattaattggaATGTATTTTATCTCTTTAGATCgaagtttcaaaatatacataGACTgcttgtatttttaaaaaatcagctaaaaatttcaacaattaactgaaagatacaaaaaatgtGATAGTAAGAATGGACACACTCTCCAATATTTTAGAGTAGAAGTTGAATTGTGTGGTTGTGCAAAATCATTTAACTTTGCAGCAATCCATATATTGTAGATGTTGTAGTAATAGATTATGATATGTTTGGATAACTaaaccaaaactttaaatGAACATGAATTAGAAAaccttttaacatttttgttgtaCTATTTTTTAACCTTTGCTATTTTGTAGttcatttgtttagttttattttctatttttcttcaacacatccattattttacttctgtcttaataataataattcttgATCTTCAATATACAACAATTTTTAATGACTGGTAGCATATTTCATATGTGGAATCATATGAAAGAACAGAAGTTCTTTCCAAATTAtcaaaacaactttcattgatatatatttaggtttttagttttagttctGAATTCTGTAAATAGTATGACATCCATGAATTCAATCTGATGCTAATACCATTATCGAAATGCAACCATTCCAATTTTGATTCTGCTGTAGACTTAAGGTTTTGTTGGTTGGTATAGGTTTTAAGAAAGCTGGTGGATGATGCATCCAAGTTCTTGAATGATCAAGTAGGAAAAGCAGTTGTAACAGTACCAGCATATTTCAATGACTCTCAAAGGACGGCGACGAAAGATGCTGGTCGGATTGCTGGTCTTGAAGTTCTTCGCATCATCAATGAACCAACTGCTGCTTCCCTTGCTTATGGTTTTGACAAGAAAACCAACGAGACCATTCTCGTTTTCGACCTTGGCGGTGGAACGTTTGATGTCTCAGGTACACAGAAAACAATGTGCCCTACATCTCTTCTATCTTTTGCATTCATCTTGATTGTTCTTAATGACTCATTTTTCCCTTGTTAGTCCTCGAGGTTGGAGATGGTGTATTTGAGGTTCTTTCTACTTCAGGCGATACACATTTGGGTGGTGACGATTTTGACAAGGTTGGGTCACTCATTTTTTCTACAACTtccatttgtttctttatttgcACAAAATGACGTCTCTGCTTTATTATCTTCAGAGAATTGTCGATTGGCTTGCCGAGAGCTTTAAGAGGGATGAAGGAATTGACCTTTTGAAAGATAAACAGGCCCTGCAACGTCTAACCGAAACTGCTGAGAAGGCAAAGATTGAGCTATCATCTCTAACACAAACGAATATTAGGTATGACAACATCATCTTTTCCTTCACCTTTCGATTGattcaccaatttatttatcgCGTATGTTCTGATTATACCTTGTGTTTCAGTTTACCATTTATCACTGCAACCAACGACGGCCCAAAACATATTGATACTACACTTACTAGGGTTAAGTTTGAAGAATTGTGTTCAGACTTGCTAGATAGGTCAGTTGTGTTCccatttgttaattttgtgcTTTTGCTTCTACATGCATGagtttaaattcatttttgacTCTCGATATTATCTTTTAAGGTTGCGATCACCAGTGGAAACGGCTTTAAAGGATGCACAGTTGTCGTTCAAAAATATAGATGAAGTCATTCTTGTTGGTGGCTCAACTCGTATCCCAGCAGTTCAGGAGCTTGTCAAGAAAATGACAGGGAAAGATCCAAATATGACTGTAAATCCCGACGAAGTGGTGGCTCTTGGGGCGGCAGTTCAGGCTGGTGTTCTGGCTGGAGATGTCAGTGACATTGTCCTCTTGGATGTCACACCTCTCTCTCTTGGTTTGGAAACGTTGGGTGGAGTGATGACCAAAATCATTCCAAGGAACACGACCTTACCCACATCCAAATCAGAGGTGTTTTCAACGGCAGCAGATGGACAAACAAGTGTTGAAATTAATGTATGTCAAGGTGAACGGGAGTTTGTTCGAGACAACAAGTCTCTCGGGCGGTTTCTCTTGGATGGTATCCCTCCTGCACCTCGCGGTGTTCCTCAGATTGAAGTGAAATTTGACATTGATGCTAATGGTATTCTCTCAGTCACTGCCATTGACAAGGGAACCGGGAAGAAGCAGGACATCACAATTACTGGCGCTAGCACTTTACCAAGTGATGAGGTACGTTAAACTAACTGTCGACGTCGAAGCAAAAGCAaacatgtttaatatattaattttgtttccaaCTCAGATACCTATTTAATATAACGATGCAGGTGGATAGAATGGTTAAAGAAGCAGAGAAGTTCGCAAAAGAAGATAAGGAAAAAAGGGATGCGATAGACACAAAGAACCAAGCAGATTCTGTTGTGTACCAGACTGAAAAACAGCTAAAGGAGCTGGGAGACAAAATTCCCTCATCAGTACGAGATACCGTAGAAGCTAAGCTAAAAGAACTTAAGGATGCCATCTCTAATGGGTCGATCGAAACTATAAAAGTTGCCATGGCTGCACTGAATCAAGAAGTAATGCAGATGGGGCAGTCCCTCTACAGCCAAGCAACAGCCTCTAGTGCTGGAACTGCATCCAGAACACAGTCTACTTCATCGGGTTCATCCGGAGAAACTGATGGGGATGTCGTTGATGCAGATTTTGTTGATAGTGAGTGACATGAAGCAGTAGAAATAAGACTGCAAGTACAAGCAGCTTGGctttataacaattttgaattactTGGTCTTCAAAATATCATGTGCATATGTTGTCTAGAGTTGATGA
Coding sequences within:
- the LOC101212307 gene encoding stromal 70 kDa heat shock-related protein, chloroplastic: MAFSSAVASHLHAFRTFNLRLPDSNKSCSRRRRTTVVPVIRCDKVVGIDLGTTNSAVAAMEGGQPTIVTNAEGQRTTPSVVAYTKSGDRLVGQLAKRQAVVNPENTFFSVKRFIGRKMVEVDEEAKQVSYKVIADENGNVKLDCPAVGKQFAAEEISAQVLRKLVDDASKFLNDQVGKAVVTVPAYFNDSQRTATKDAGRIAGLEVLRIINEPTAASLAYGFDKKTNETILVFDLGGGTFDVSVLEVGDGVFEVLSTSGDTHLGGDDFDKRIVDWLAESFKRDEGIDLLKDKQALQRLTETAEKAKIELSSLTQTNISLPFITATNDGPKHIDTTLTRVKFEELCSDLLDRLRSPVETALKDAQLSFKNIDEVILVGGSTRIPAVQELVKKMTGKDPNMTVNPDEVVALGAAVQAGVLAGDVSDIVLLDVTPLSLGLETLGGVMTKIIPRNTTLPTSKSEVFSTAADGQTSVEINVCQGEREFVRDNKSLGRFLLDGIPPAPRGVPQIEVKFDIDANGILSVTAIDKGTGKKQDITITGASTLPSDEVDRMVKEAEKFAKEDKEKRDAIDTKNQADSVVYQTEKQLKELGDKIPSSVRDTVEAKLKELKDAISNGSIETIKVAMAALNQEVMQMGQSLYSQATASSAGTASRTQSTSSGSSGETDGDVVDADFVDSE